A stretch of DNA from Schizosaccharomyces osmophilus chromosome 2, complete sequence:
CAAGTATAATGCCCGCAAGGAACGATAAAGACAGGAGACAGAGTGGAGTCAAGACAGACACTGCAAATGAAATCTTCAATTGTATTTATCCTCTCAACTACAGAAGGACTGAGTGTTTTACATATTTCTCGTGAGAAGTCAGAATCACAAACTTTCAAAGCAGCGGCAGGCTCCTTAACTTTTAGAAGCCAAGGATGGCAGCATAATTGCCGGAGACGAAGTAAGGAGACTAGAACGTTTCCATATGTAGAAGAACGGTCCAAGACATAATTGGCCAATAGAGACTGTGCTTGGTTCATTTGCTCCGCATATGTGCAGCGTTCTTCGGGAGTGAATGATACCGGGATTACCTGAACGCATTTTTCAGGAAGGTCTATAATTCGTTTATCATTAATATGCGTATTTTTGGTTCTTCGGAGGACAAGGGCACTCAAAAGAGCGCGCAAACGTTGCATAGCAGCCTTCACAATATCTTGCCTATAAGACCTGAGTGGTCGAGAAAAGTCCTTGACGAACATGCTCCAAACGGAATAGGGTTTCACCctcaaaaatttgattAGACTGTACAACTCATCGACGTTATTTTGTAAAGGAGTACCAGTTAAGCACCAACGGTAGATGGAATTTAATTGGAAGCAGGCATTAGCAGCCTGGGTATTACGATTGCGGATGGTATGAGCTTCATCCAAAATGACTCGGTACCATGGGGTATCTAGAAAGGGAGTAGAAGCGGGAGGGACAAGCCGGCCACTATGGGCGTGTTGAATGAAAAGCTCTTTTTGCCGTAGTTCTTGGGACAACGTGCTATAAGTGGTGAGAACAATGTCGAAACGAGCGAGTTGTTCACTggtataattttttttagcaCCGCCGTGATGAATGTAGACGGAGAAATGCTTGGAAGGATGAACCTTGAGTGAGAGTTCACTTGCCCATTGGCTTAAGAGTGCCACAGGAACAACAATCAAATTGGATTTACGACTCGGATCAAAAGAACGGTGGCTCAGGAGCAAGGCGATGGTTTGCACGGTCTTGCCAAGACCCATGTCATCGGCCAACAAGCCACCGTGCTTTGGACTTTGTTCCATAGACTGCATCCAACTGTGGCCTTGCACCTGATGAGCAAGGAGGGGAACAAGGAGGCCGGCTTGGGAAACGTCCTCTTGAACCTTTCCGACGTCCAGGGACTCGGAATGGGATGTGTAAGAGTCTTCTAAGAGATTATGGAGTTCATCAGAGACATGCTTTGGGACAGCGACTCGTTCATAAGATGGAGAAAGGGAAGGAGGAGGAGATGGTGATGGGATGGGAGAGGGAAAGGCGTTTGGACGATGAGTAAGATCTTTTGCGGTAACAAAGGGACCAAAAGGAGATACTTTCGAGGGTGGAGGAGGAGACGGAGGTGGGAATTCGTCGTCGAGATCAATTGGATGTTGTTGAGAGCcggaagaagatgatgcTTGAAGGGTAGAGTGAGATGCCGATGCAGAAGGAGTGGAAGTGGAGGCCCTGGAAGGAGGGCAAAACGGacgattttgaaaagaccAAAGACGTTGTTGGCGCCAGCGCCGAAGGGAAGATGGTTGGGGGGAATGTCGTTTGGCGGGAGgggaggaagaagatgaaccAGCGAAATGAGAAGGCGTGGACACGGATGAGGAAGCCCGAGAGGAGGATGGATGAGTGGAAGAAGGTTGTTGGTTTCTAAAAACAATGGTTAATTTTGATCAGCCAAGTGATTATCCAAGTGAAAAGGAATACCCATACACATACAAAGGAATGGGGCGggaggaagaggaaataCTGGGAAGAGGGGGAGAAGAAGGTCGGTTGAGTTCCTCTTGGAGAAAACGAGCAAAAGCTTCATCAGCCTCGAGTTGGTCGGGTGATGTGGAGGAAAACGCGGCAGGGTCTAAAGCAAGCGGTAGAGACGACATGGAAGAGGCGAAACCGAGAATGTCATGGTTTCAGTCCAACATTCCATGAAAACAATtcaacagaaaaaggaaaaaagatgGAAACGGAAGGATGTCCTACGAGAAACAAGTCAATTTGAGATTTCGTCGTTCAAGAGGAAGAGGTGGCGGTGGTAGCAAAGATGGATAGTTCGTTCAAGTGCGTTATCCAACCATCCTGTTGAAACCAAGGAAAGCTTACAGTTGAAGAATGGTTTCGAATGGTTTCGATGCTTTTGAATGGATTTGTAAGTGTTTTCAAGATGAAATGAATTGTACTGAAATAATTTCTAATTTTAGTAATAGACTAAGCTTTCGCTTTTCCATACGTGTACAGCACAGCTACTAGTCTAGTCCCATGTTGGACGAGAAGGAAGCGgatctttctttcttttcctctcCCCGCCAAGAGAAGGGTAGTTTTAGGTGGCGGTCGAGACCAAAGAACGAAATATGAGGGGTTAAGCCTCGCGTTATTATGAGGGGTAGGTTGACTTCACTGATCGTGATTGACTCGTCAAACCCCTCTTTACTTGAACCAATCAAGTCCCAAGGATACCGCAGATCAAGATTTCCATATGCAGAGTAACAAAGCCACTTTTGCAAGAAGTAGCGagaaatgtttgtttttatttttgaaaagtttattCAAATTCTAGTTGACGTGATAATGTTCTACTATTTAAAGAAcaaacaacaagaaaaaagaacaataaataaataaaaaaattaatttgtTGTGTTGTTTGTGGTTTTTTATcgcttttttgtttatattatATTTCATAATTACTACCCACGTATTCATGACGCAATTTCTTCGCAAGAATTAAAGATTGGTTAGACCCTCGCATCCTAGTTATCCCTTCGGTTGGCATGgaatgttgaaaaaaaaaaaattcggTTTGCTCCACGAAATTCTCCTTCCACCTCCAGGCCATGAcaacataaacaaacaaatcaaTACACGACTTTTATGGCAAACAAGAAACGAATCAACACGGATTCGAtacaaagaataaagagaaaaagaaatatcaaTAAACATTCGTCTATACCACAATAAAAGCAAgtttcaacaaaaatgaacaacaaaatcaataatGATTAAAATAGTAATagtaataataataattatAATAATCCACCTCCCAccatcaacaaaagaa
This window harbors:
- the rrp1 gene encoding ATP-dependent chromatin remodeler/ ubiquitin-protein ligase E3, with amino-acid sequence MSSLPLALDPAAFSSTSPDQLEADEAFARFLQEELNRPSSPPLPSISSSSRPIPLNQQPSSTHPSSSRASSSVSTPSHFAGSSSSSPPAKRHSPQPSSLRRWRQQRLWSFQNRPFCPPSRASTSTPSASASHSTLQASSSSGSQQHPIDLDDEFPPPSPPPPSKVSPFGPFVTAKDLTHRPNAFPSPIPSPSPPPSLSPSYERVAVPKHVSDELHNLLEDSYTSHSESLDVGKVQEDVSQAGLLVPLLAHQVQGHSWMQSMEQSPKHGGLLADDMGLGKTVQTIALLLSHRSFDPSRKSNLIVVPVALLSQWASELSLKVHPSKHFSVYIHHGGAKKNYTSEQLARFDIVLTTYSTLSQELRQKELFIQHAHSGRLVPPASTPFLDTPWYRVILDEAHTIRNRNTQAANACFQLNSIYRWCLTGTPLQNNVDELYSLIKFLRVKPYSVWSMFVKDFSRPLRSYRQDIVKAAMQRLRALLSALVLRRTKNTHINDKRIIDLPEKCVQVIPVSFTPEERCTYAEQMNQAQSLLANYVLDRSSTYGNVLVSLLRLRQLCCHPWLLKVKEPAAALKVCDSDFSREICKTLSPSVVERINTIEDFICSVCLDSTLSPVFIVPCGHYTCQECMGMLLEHPASQSQPDPKCPMCRGTFPKDHLVSENTIQAVFGSLKSISQLRSLRRQNETVAKENEEQHSIDKVLLWNNRYEQDFRKKFGKRLGECTSSSKMVKLLDIIKGVIAKGTQDKILVYSQFSRYLDIVSHMLRTEHVNHVRYDGSMSSIQRDHSIQEFTHDLNVTVMLISLKCGSIGLNLTAANHVILQDPFYNPSLEDQAIDRVYRLGQRKPVTIYRLITENTVEEKIVAVQEKKRDLIQKTMGSERIQSLSSLDKKELMYLFGL